In Halovulum dunhuangense, one genomic interval encodes:
- a CDS encoding DUF2794 domain-containing protein, translated as MVQPPLATVTPIQTTPDQVSFHRNELSIIMPLYGRMVAIGEWRDYGISMLREVAVFSVFRRATEHPLYRIEKRPALAQRQGQYSVIGMDGRVLKRGNDLRTVLRVLEKKLIRAVGD; from the coding sequence ATGGTACAGCCCCCCCTAGCGACGGTCACCCCGATCCAGACAACACCGGACCAGGTGAGCTTTCACCGCAACGAGCTGTCGATCATCATGCCGCTCTACGGGCGGATGGTGGCGATAGGGGAATGGCGTGACTACGGCATCTCGATGCTGCGCGAGGTGGCCGTGTTCTCGGTCTTCCGCCGCGCCACGGAACACCCGCTTTACCGGATCGAGAAGCGCCCCGCGCTCGCCCAGCGGCAGGGGCAGTATTCGGTGATCGGCATGGACGGCCGCGTGCTGAAGCGCGGCAACGACCTGCGCACCGTATTGCGGGTACTTGAGAAGAAGCTGATCCGCGCCGTCGGCGACTAG
- a CDS encoding ABC transporter ATP-binding protein: protein MTPAPTPPRALLGRVWQEYISRHKAVLLVALVLMTIEGGMLGLLSYMIQPMFDRVFLGGDQAAVGLIAGSIFVLFTLRAVSGFVHRYLVVRTGLRIVTSIQKDLTAHLLQLDTLFFQRNPPGALIERVRGDAQALQGAASGVLITLGRDTVSMISLAAVVFWIDWRWALLVFVGLPLIALPLLRLQKGIRRTARAARERSAGISNRLDEIFHGILAIKVNTLEEHERARFTESVDRYFKSERSNQARQAAMPAMIDLLAAIGFLGVLYFGGQQIIAGDKTVGEFMSFFTAMALLLDPMRRLSGVSGLIQAAMASLERLYTLFDERPTIINRPVAPAVRPARDGDLVFENVEFAYDGQPVLRGLSFTARAGQTTALVGASGAGKSTVFNLLTRLIEPQSGRVTIGGTSVQDFDVAALRSHFAQVSQDAALFDETIRQNILLGRLDATDSEVEAAAERAMVTDFARDLAKGLESPAGPRGSNLSGGQRQRVAIARAMLRDAPVLLLDEPTSALDARSEQVIQTALDRLAHGRTTLVIAHRLATIRDADRILVMDRGQLVDEGRHEELLSRGGLYAQLYALQFRDTEAAAQ from the coding sequence ATGACACCAGCCCCTACACCCCCGCGCGCCCTGCTCGGACGGGTGTGGCAGGAATACATCTCGCGTCACAAGGCCGTTCTGCTTGTCGCGCTCGTTCTCATGACGATCGAGGGGGGCATGCTGGGCCTGCTCAGCTACATGATCCAGCCGATGTTCGACCGGGTGTTCCTGGGCGGGGACCAGGCCGCGGTCGGGCTGATCGCCGGATCAATCTTCGTGCTCTTCACGCTGCGCGCCGTTTCCGGCTTCGTGCATCGCTACCTGGTGGTGCGGACGGGCCTGCGGATCGTCACCTCGATCCAGAAGGATCTGACCGCGCACCTGCTGCAACTCGATACGCTGTTCTTCCAGCGCAACCCGCCCGGCGCCCTGATCGAAAGGGTGCGCGGCGATGCGCAGGCCCTTCAGGGCGCGGCAAGCGGGGTGCTCATCACACTCGGCCGCGACACGGTCAGCATGATCTCCCTTGCGGCGGTCGTGTTCTGGATCGACTGGCGCTGGGCGCTCCTGGTCTTCGTGGGCCTGCCGCTGATCGCGCTTCCGCTGCTGCGCCTGCAAAAGGGCATCCGGCGCACGGCACGGGCCGCGCGCGAACGCTCGGCCGGGATATCCAACCGGCTGGACGAGATCTTTCACGGCATCCTCGCGATCAAGGTGAACACGCTCGAGGAACACGAGCGCGCCCGCTTTACCGAATCCGTCGACCGCTATTTCAAGTCCGAACGGTCGAACCAGGCGCGGCAGGCGGCGATGCCTGCCATGATCGACCTTCTGGCAGCGATCGGCTTTCTGGGCGTGCTCTATTTCGGCGGCCAGCAGATCATCGCCGGGGACAAGACCGTCGGCGAATTCATGTCCTTCTTCACCGCCATGGCGCTCTTGCTCGACCCGATGCGCAGGCTGTCCGGCGTCAGCGGCCTCATCCAGGCGGCCATGGCCAGTCTTGAACGGCTCTACACCCTGTTCGACGAGCGCCCGACGATCATCAACCGGCCGGTCGCGCCTGCCGTCCGTCCGGCGCGCGACGGGGATCTGGTCTTCGAGAACGTGGAATTCGCCTATGACGGGCAACCCGTCCTGCGCGGCCTGAGCTTCACCGCGCGGGCCGGTCAGACGACCGCGCTCGTGGGGGCTTCCGGCGCGGGCAAGAGCACGGTGTTCAACCTGCTGACCCGCCTGATCGAACCGCAATCGGGACGGGTGACCATCGGTGGAACCAGTGTCCAGGATTTCGACGTCGCCGCCCTGCGGTCCCATTTCGCGCAGGTCAGCCAGGACGCGGCGCTTTTCGACGAGACGATCCGCCAGAACATCCTTCTCGGCCGCCTCGACGCGACCGACAGCGAAGTCGAGGCCGCGGCCGAGCGCGCCATGGTCACGGACTTCGCCCGCGACCTTGCGAAGGGGCTGGAAAGCCCGGCGGGGCCGCGCGGGTCCAACCTTTCGGGCGGGCAACGCCAGCGCGTGGCCATCGCCCGCGCGATGCTGCGGGACGCGCCCGTTCTGCTGCTGGACGAGCCGACATCGGCGCTGGACGCGCGGTCCGAACAGGTGATCCAGACGGCGCTCGACCGGCTGGCACACGGCCGCACCACGCTGGTGATCGCACACCGGCTGGCCACGATCCGCGATGCGGACCGCATCCTCGTGATGGACCGCGGCCAGCTGGTGGATGAGGGCCGCCACGAAGAGTTGCTGTCGCGCGGCGGGCTTTATGCCCAGCTCTACGCGCTCCAGTTCCGCGACACGGAAGCCGCCGCTCAGTAA
- a CDS encoding C40 family peptidase translates to MSDPRLTPARADLAAAHLRGVIDAPRYAEGRPMRVCVPVLGMTADPAGQGAFVTELVFGEEVTVYDEDRETGLAWAQVVADGYVGYVRAEGLEPAAAATHLIATRSAQLYTAPRLKLPPVLTLPHLARVTVVRTTEGYAQLDGGLWCPLPCLTGAATTGPDFVAIAERFLGAPYLWGGRSIFGLDCSALVQLSLSAAGTAAPRDSDQQEAALGNPVTGQWRRGDLVFWRGHVGIMLDEGRLIHANAHHMAVVIEPVADTIARVAGTPTGQVTSVRRL, encoded by the coding sequence ATGAGCGACCCGCGTCTCACACCGGCCCGGGCGGACCTTGCGGCGGCGCATCTTCGCGGCGTGATCGACGCGCCGCGCTACGCCGAGGGGCGGCCGATGCGGGTGTGCGTGCCGGTGCTGGGAATGACGGCCGACCCGGCGGGACAAGGCGCCTTTGTGACCGAACTGGTCTTCGGCGAGGAAGTGACCGTCTATGACGAGGATCGCGAGACGGGCCTCGCCTGGGCGCAGGTCGTGGCCGACGGCTATGTCGGCTATGTCCGGGCCGAAGGGCTTGAACCGGCCGCCGCTGCCACGCATCTGATCGCCACCCGCAGCGCGCAACTTTATACCGCCCCGCGGCTGAAGCTGCCGCCCGTGCTGACCCTGCCCCACTTGGCGCGGGTGACGGTGGTCCGAACCACGGAGGGATATGCGCAACTCGATGGCGGGTTGTGGTGTCCGCTGCCCTGTCTGACTGGGGCCGCCACGACAGGTCCCGATTTTGTCGCCATCGCCGAACGGTTCCTTGGCGCGCCCTATCTCTGGGGCGGGCGCAGCATCTTCGGGCTGGACTGTTCGGCGCTGGTGCAACTTTCGCTGTCCGCAGCCGGGACTGCCGCGCCGCGCGACTCCGACCAGCAGGAGGCGGCGCTCGGCAATCCGGTCACAGGCCAGTGGCGGCGTGGGGACCTGGTGTTCTGGAGGGGCCATGTCGGGATCATGCTTGACGAAGGCCGGCTGATCCATGCCAATGCGCACCACATGGCTGTCGTGATCGAACCCGTCGCCGACACGATCGCCCGTGTCGCGGGCACCCCGACGGGACAGGTGACTTCGGTCCGGCGACTCTAG
- a CDS encoding transglycosylase SLT domain-containing protein — translation MAHSFRRALTRFAVISLVVLTACSGGSEGPPSNAENACMIKRERPSWFRAMAATEKRWGVPVNVQLATFYQESSFRPKARTPRRYFLGFIPAGRVSTAYGYAQAIDGTWEWYQRDTGKRRAKRDRFADASDFMGWYMARTTQTAGVHPHDAYNQYLAYHEGHSGFQRGSYNRKPWLQNTAARVQSRANTYAAQLASCS, via the coding sequence ATGGCACATTCCTTCAGGCGGGCGCTGACCCGTTTCGCTGTAATTTCCCTTGTGGTCCTCACAGCCTGCTCCGGCGGCAGCGAAGGGCCGCCCAGCAACGCCGAAAATGCGTGCATGATCAAGCGCGAGCGGCCGTCGTGGTTCCGCGCCATGGCGGCCACGGAAAAGCGCTGGGGCGTTCCGGTGAACGTGCAGCTTGCGACCTTCTATCAGGAAAGCTCGTTCCGACCCAAGGCGCGGACGCCACGCCGGTACTTTCTGGGCTTCATCCCTGCGGGCCGCGTCTCGACGGCCTATGGATACGCGCAAGCGATCGACGGCACCTGGGAATGGTATCAGCGCGATACCGGAAAACGCCGGGCAAAGCGGGACCGCTTTGCGGATGCAAGCGACTTCATGGGCTGGTACATGGCCCGCACGACCCAGACGGCCGGCGTGCACCCGCACGATGCCTATAACCAGTACCTCGCCTATCACGAGGGGCACAGCGGGTTTCAGCGCGGCAGCTACAACCGCAAGCCCTGGCTGCAGAATACCGCCGCGCGGGTGCAGTCGCGGGCCAACACTTACGCCGCGCAGCTGGCCAGCTGTTCCTGA
- a CDS encoding carbonic anhydrase, which translates to MPLPARPLPKFLVQRYKGWKATDFEENHSWYKRLADEGQRPRAMVVSCCDSRVHVTSIFGADMGEFFIHRNIASLIPPYNPDGDLHGTSAAIEYAVRVLRVSHLLVLGHSNCGGVDACDGMCRGEAAELEEPTSFVGRWLDLLRGEHAAVAGMNDKPARLQALEKAAVLVSLRNVLTFPYVSDGVDSGDLALHGLWNDIGTGALEHYDAYLDKFLHV; encoded by the coding sequence ATGCCCCTTCCGGCGCGCCCCCTGCCGAAATTCCTTGTCCAGCGCTACAAGGGATGGAAGGCCACGGATTTCGAGGAAAACCACAGCTGGTACAAGCGGCTTGCCGACGAAGGCCAGCGGCCCAGGGCGATGGTCGTGTCGTGCTGCGACAGCCGGGTCCATGTCACCTCGATCTTCGGGGCGGACATGGGCGAGTTCTTCATCCACCGCAACATCGCCAGCCTGATCCCGCCCTACAACCCTGACGGCGACCTGCACGGCACTTCCGCCGCGATCGAATACGCGGTGCGGGTGCTGCGGGTCTCGCATCTTCTTGTGCTCGGTCATTCCAATTGCGGCGGCGTGGACGCCTGCGACGGCATGTGCCGGGGCGAAGCCGCGGAACTCGAGGAGCCTACCAGCTTCGTCGGCCGCTGGCTGGATCTTCTGCGAGGAGAGCACGCGGCGGTGGCCGGCATGAACGACAAGCCGGCGCGGCTTCAGGCGTTGGAAAAGGCGGCGGTGCTGGTCAGCCTGCGCAACGTGCTGACCTTTCCCTATGTCAGCGACGGGGTGGATAGCGGGGATCTTGCGCTTCACGGGCTCTGGAACGATATCGGCACCGGCGCGCTGGAACATTACGACGCGTATCTGGACAAATTCCTTCACGTCTGA
- a CDS encoding sodium-dependent bicarbonate transport family permease has protein sequence MDSLLSLAAANVLSPMVLSFALGFAAALARSDLTVPEAAAKALSLYLLFAIGFKGGVSVAESGVGADLVATLLAGVALSFAIPLIAFGILRTVSGLSVVDAAAVAAHYGSISVVTFVAATSALGSAGILYEGYMVAVAAAMEAPAILSALWLVSRGRKETHPNEDGLLREILLNGSIVLLVGSFAIGWITGPAGLEEISSFIVAPFKGVLCLFLLDMGLVAGRGFRNASNELRPPVILFGLAMPLIGGTLALGCAALLGLSAGGAALLVTLAASSSYIAVPAAMRVALPEANPSIYLTLSLGVTFPFNLTVGIPIYIAAGGLVA, from the coding sequence ATGGATAGCCTGCTCTCACTCGCCGCCGCCAACGTCCTGTCGCCCATGGTGCTCAGCTTCGCGCTCGGCTTCGCGGCGGCGCTCGCGCGCTCGGACCTGACCGTGCCCGAGGCGGCGGCGAAGGCGCTGTCGCTCTACCTGCTGTTCGCCATCGGCTTCAAGGGCGGTGTCAGCGTCGCCGAAAGCGGCGTCGGAGCAGATCTCGTGGCGACGCTTCTGGCGGGCGTGGCACTGTCCTTCGCCATCCCGCTGATCGCCTTCGGCATCCTGCGAACCGTCTCGGGCCTGTCGGTGGTCGATGCCGCCGCGGTGGCGGCGCATTACGGGTCGATCTCGGTCGTCACCTTCGTGGCGGCGACATCGGCGCTGGGCAGCGCCGGGATCCTGTACGAGGGCTACATGGTCGCCGTGGCCGCCGCGATGGAGGCGCCGGCGATCCTGTCGGCGTTGTGGCTGGTCAGCCGCGGGCGCAAGGAGACGCACCCCAACGAGGACGGGCTTCTGCGCGAGATCCTGCTGAACGGCTCCATCGTGCTGCTGGTCGGCTCCTTCGCGATCGGCTGGATCACCGGCCCGGCCGGGCTTGAGGAAATCTCCAGCTTCATCGTGGCGCCGTTCAAGGGGGTGCTCTGCCTGTTCCTGCTGGACATGGGATTGGTCGCGGGTCGCGGTTTCCGCAACGCCAGCAACGAACTGCGCCCGCCGGTGATCCTGTTCGGGCTTGCAATGCCGCTGATCGGTGGCACGCTGGCGCTTGGCTGCGCGGCGCTGCTGGGCCTGTCGGCGGGCGGCGCGGCCCTGCTGGTCACGCTGGCGGCGTCGTCCTCGTATATCGCCGTGCCCGCCGCGATGCGCGTGGCGCTGCCCGAGGCGAACCCGTCGATCTATCTGACGCTGTCGCTTGGCGTGACCTTTCCCTTCAACCTGACGGTGGGGATACCGATCTACATTGCCGCCGGCGGGCTGGTGGCCTGA
- a CDS encoding gamma-glutamyltransferase family protein, protein MRDFHAPERSLVLAVNGMAATSHPLASQVAIELLRQGGNAVDAAIGAAVLLGICEPHMTGLGGDCFVLLKRPGSDEVIGLNGSGPAPRGFDAERLRAAGHTAIPLHSADAVTVPGAVDAFVRMARDHGRLGLDAVLAPAIRYAEEGVPVAPRVAFDWAAEQGALQGAARDLFLSDGQAPRQGQIFRAPRQAALLRRIAKEGRAGFYEGPAAEDMVAALRAAGGSHTLEDFAAAETEYVTPIRGPYRGTELIELPPNGQGATALLMARILERFEIATLDPTGAARIHLEAEAAKLAYDARDRFIGDPALSMRYLDHMLSDDTAEGLAALIDPGRAMQGPAALTESVHRDTVYLTVVDRDRMAVSLIYSLFHAFGSGIAAPGAGILFQNRGAGFTLAAGHPNEAGPGKRPMHTIIPAMLAREGRVLMPFGVMGGQYQAAGHVRFLSNMLDFGMDPQQAINHPRSFPQDGALRLERGYPAALHAELAALGHRIEVPDGPMGGAQAIAIDDELGILVGASDPRKDGCALGY, encoded by the coding sequence ATGCGTGACTTCCATGCCCCTGAGCGTTCCCTTGTTCTTGCCGTGAACGGCATGGCGGCCACGTCGCACCCGCTTGCCTCGCAGGTGGCGATTGAGCTGCTGCGACAGGGTGGAAACGCCGTCGATGCCGCCATCGGTGCCGCCGTTCTTCTGGGGATATGCGAGCCGCACATGACCGGGCTGGGCGGCGATTGCTTCGTGCTGCTGAAGCGCCCCGGCAGTGACGAGGTGATCGGGCTGAACGGATCCGGCCCCGCGCCGCGTGGCTTCGATGCAGAGCGGCTGCGCGCGGCTGGCCATACCGCGATCCCGCTGCACAGCGCCGATGCGGTGACGGTACCGGGCGCGGTCGATGCCTTCGTGCGGATGGCGCGCGATCACGGGCGGCTGGGGCTTGATGCGGTACTGGCGCCCGCGATTCGATATGCCGAGGAAGGGGTGCCGGTCGCACCGCGGGTGGCCTTCGACTGGGCGGCGGAACAGGGCGCGCTGCAGGGCGCCGCGCGGGATCTGTTCCTGAGCGATGGCCAAGCGCCGCGCCAGGGCCAGATCTTTCGGGCGCCGCGGCAGGCGGCGCTCTTGCGGCGCATCGCGAAGGAAGGGCGCGCGGGATTCTATGAGGGGCCGGCGGCCGAGGACATGGTCGCCGCCCTCCGGGCTGCTGGCGGCAGTCACACGCTCGAGGATTTCGCGGCGGCCGAGACGGAGTATGTCACCCCCATCCGCGGCCCTTATCGCGGAACCGAACTGATCGAACTGCCACCCAACGGCCAGGGGGCCACGGCGCTTCTGATGGCGCGGATTCTGGAGCGGTTCGAGATAGCGACGCTCGACCCGACGGGTGCCGCAAGGATCCATCTTGAGGCCGAGGCCGCGAAGCTTGCCTATGATGCGCGCGACCGCTTCATCGGGGATCCGGCGCTGTCCATGCGGTATCTCGACCATATGCTGAGCGATGACACCGCCGAGGGGCTTGCGGCGCTGATCGATCCCGGGCGGGCGATGCAAGGCCCTGCCGCACTGACCGAGTCGGTGCATCGCGACACGGTCTACCTGACGGTCGTGGACCGCGACCGGATGGCGGTGTCGCTGATCTATTCGCTGTTCCACGCCTTCGGGTCTGGTATCGCCGCGCCCGGGGCCGGGATCCTGTTCCAGAACCGTGGCGCCGGCTTTACCCTTGCGGCGGGCCATCCGAACGAGGCGGGTCCGGGCAAGCGGCCGATGCACACGATCATCCCCGCCATGCTCGCACGCGAGGGGCGCGTTCTCATGCCGTTCGGTGTGATGGGCGGCCAGTACCAGGCGGCGGGGCATGTGCGGTTCCTGTCGAACATGCTGGATTTCGGAATGGACCCGCAGCAGGCGATCAACCATCCGCGCAGCTTCCCGCAGGACGGTGCCTTGCGGCTGGAGCGGGGGTATCCGGCAGCACTTCACGCCGAACTGGCGGCACTTGGCCATCGGATCGAGGTGCCGGATGGACCGATGGGCGGCGCGCAGGCCATCGCGATCGACGATGAACTCGGCATCCTTGTCGGCGCATCCGATCCGCGCAAGGACGGCTGCGCGCTGGGTTACTGA
- a CDS encoding leucyl aminopeptidase family protein, whose protein sequence is MSERFAAPAQDTIPLRVLSPGEVEGWRATLSGFELAQIDAHGFSGKLGEVRILFDAKGRVASGVVGFGTPKDRARQQYPLGGVAARLPAGTYALSEGIAGADLENAALAWLLSAYRFTRYKDASAQGARLVAPEGLDAARLEAEAAAVALTSDLVNTPANEMGPEALEYAALDLAERFAAPVSVIRGADLLARDLPMIHTVGRAAAQEPRLIDFSWGDPSHPRVTLVGKGVCFDTGGLNLKPGSSMGLMKKDMGGAATVLGLAQLIMGLKLPVRLRVLIPAVENSVSGPSFRPGDVLRARNGLTVEINNTDAEGRLILADALALACEEKPEILVSMATLTGAARVALGPDVPPFFTDDEAVATDLAGASVRRWDPLWRLPFWNPYEEMIEPDIADLDNAPKGGFAGAITAALFLRRFTEGAGAYVHVDCYAWTPTAKPGRPKGGASQGARALFDMLSRRYAA, encoded by the coding sequence ATGTCCGAACGTTTCGCCGCCCCCGCGCAGGATACCATTCCGCTGCGCGTCCTCTCGCCCGGCGAGGTCGAGGGCTGGCGCGCGACCCTGTCCGGCTTTGAACTTGCCCAGATCGACGCGCATGGATTTTCCGGCAAGCTGGGCGAGGTGCGCATCCTGTTCGATGCCAAGGGTCGCGTCGCTTCCGGTGTGGTCGGCTTCGGCACCCCGAAGGATCGCGCCCGCCAGCAGTACCCGCTGGGCGGCGTTGCCGCCAGACTGCCCGCCGGCACCTATGCGCTGTCGGAAGGGATCGCCGGTGCGGATCTTGAGAATGCGGCGCTTGCCTGGCTGCTGTCGGCCTATCGTTTCACCCGCTACAAGGACGCAAGCGCGCAGGGCGCCCGGCTGGTCGCGCCCGAGGGTCTGGATGCCGCGCGGCTCGAGGCAGAGGCCGCCGCCGTCGCGCTGACCTCCGATCTTGTCAATACTCCTGCGAACGAGATGGGACCGGAGGCGCTGGAATACGCCGCGCTGGACCTGGCCGAGCGTTTCGCCGCGCCGGTTTCGGTGATCCGTGGCGCCGATCTTCTGGCGCGCGACCTGCCGATGATCCACACCGTCGGCCGCGCCGCAGCGCAAGAGCCGCGGCTGATCGATTTCAGCTGGGGCGATCCCTCGCACCCCAGGGTGACGCTGGTGGGCAAGGGGGTCTGCTTCGACACCGGCGGCCTGAACCTGAAACCGGGTTCGTCCATGGGCCTGATGAAAAAGGACATGGGCGGTGCCGCGACAGTGCTGGGGCTGGCGCAGCTGATCATGGGCCTGAAGCTGCCGGTGCGGCTGCGCGTCCTGATCCCCGCTGTGGAGAATTCCGTTTCGGGCCCTTCCTTTCGCCCCGGCGACGTGCTGCGCGCCCGCAACGGTCTGACGGTCGAGATCAACAACACCGATGCCGAGGGCCGGCTGATCCTGGCCGATGCGCTGGCGCTCGCCTGCGAGGAAAAGCCCGAGATCCTCGTCTCGATGGCCACGCTGACGGGCGCAGCCCGCGTCGCGCTGGGCCCCGATGTGCCGCCCTTCTTCACCGATGACGAGGCGGTCGCCACGGATCTTGCCGGCGCCTCTGTCCGCCGCTGGGATCCGCTATGGCGACTGCCTTTCTGGAACCCCTACGAGGAGATGATCGAGCCAGACATCGCCGATCTGGACAACGCGCCGAAGGGCGGCTTCGCGGGGGCGATCACGGCGGCCCTGTTCCTGCGCCGCTTCACCGAAGGCGCGGGCGCCTATGTCCATGTCGACTGCTACGCCTGGACGCCGACGGCCAAGCCCGGCCGACCGAAGGGCGGCGCCAGCCAGGGCGCGCGGGCCCTGTTCGACATGCTGTCCCGTCGCTACGCGGCATGA
- a CDS encoding fused DSP-PTPase phosphatase/NAD kinase-like protein, whose protein sequence is MVEIAGTTPRRSLKTAWRQGWCDRLDDPSARWHAWIDMMFVDHGVLRAINPNRREIAQGVTCGSQPGPLTVRRMARRGLKTIVNLRGESKGGPYFYEREACTAEGVGLINFPMSSRKLPDPQTLLDFIDMLKSLQRPVMIHCKSGADRAGFAAGIWMLAIEGATPEAAARQLSPRYLHFRRSRAGVLDAFFECYRAANAARQIGFVEWIRTEYAPDRIEAAFKECRHSERIATRILLRE, encoded by the coding sequence ATGGTTGAAATCGCGGGCACTACGCCGCGACGGTCACTCAAGACCGCGTGGCGTCAAGGTTGGTGCGACCGTCTAGATGATCCCTCGGCACGCTGGCATGCCTGGATCGACATGATGTTCGTCGATCACGGGGTCCTGCGGGCGATCAACCCGAACCGGCGGGAAATCGCACAGGGCGTGACATGCGGCAGCCAGCCAGGACCGCTGACCGTTCGCCGGATGGCACGGCGGGGCCTGAAAACGATCGTGAACCTGCGTGGCGAGAGCAAGGGCGGCCCCTATTTCTACGAGAGGGAAGCCTGCACCGCCGAAGGCGTCGGGCTGATAAACTTTCCCATGAGCTCGCGCAAGCTGCCCGATCCGCAGACCCTGCTCGACTTCATCGACATGCTGAAATCCCTTCAGCGCCCAGTGATGATCCATTGCAAGTCTGGTGCGGATCGCGCCGGCTTTGCCGCCGGGATCTGGATGCTCGCAATCGAGGGCGCGACGCCCGAGGCAGCCGCCCGCCAGCTTTCGCCGCGCTACCTCCATTTTCGCCGCAGCCGGGCAGGCGTGCTCGACGCCTTCTTCGAATGCTACAGAGCAGCCAATGCCGCGCGGCAGATCGGATTTGTGGAGTGGATCAGAACAGAGTATGCCCCTGACCGTATCGAAGCGGCATTCAAGGAATGCCGGCACTCGGAACGCATAGCCACAAGGATCCTGCTGCGAGAATGA
- a CDS encoding P-II family nitrogen regulator, whose product MQTHAAKRVEIIIEAPMEERLTRALAKAGVTGFTVLPVLGGSGRSGRWSREGQVSRAGGMVAVVCIVRPERVDTLLDAAFAVVERHVGVVSITDCQVLRAERF is encoded by the coding sequence ATGCAGACCCATGCCGCGAAGCGGGTGGAGATCATCATCGAAGCCCCGATGGAGGAACGCCTGACCCGGGCGCTGGCGAAGGCGGGGGTCACCGGCTTCACCGTGCTGCCGGTGCTGGGCGGCTCCGGCAGGTCCGGCCGTTGGTCCCGCGAAGGGCAGGTCAGCCGGGCGGGCGGCATGGTTGCCGTGGTCTGCATCGTGCGGCCCGAGCGGGTGGACACCCTACTCGACGCGGCCTTCGCCGTGGTCGAGCGTCATGTCGGCGTGGTGTCGATCACCGACTGCCAGGTGCTCAGGGCCGAGCGTTTCTGA
- the hspQ gene encoding heat shock protein HspQ, with protein sequence MLKTQAKFAIGQVVRHRFHPFRGVIFDVDPVFNNTEEWYNSIPAENRPAKNQPFYHLLAENETSYYTAYVSEQNLVRDDSGEPVDHPEVGELFGHLNDGKYDLGGPLH encoded by the coding sequence ATGCTGAAGACCCAGGCCAAATTCGCTATCGGGCAGGTCGTCCGCCATCGGTTTCACCCGTTTCGCGGTGTAATCTTCGATGTCGACCCGGTCTTCAACAATACAGAGGAATGGTACAACTCGATTCCGGCGGAAAACCGGCCGGCAAAGAACCAGCCCTTCTATCATCTCCTGGCCGAGAACGAGACGTCCTACTACACGGCCTACGTCTCAGAGCAGAACCTTGTCAGGGACGACAGCGGAGAACCTGTCGACCATCCGGAAGTCGGCGAACTCTTCGGCCATCTGAATGACGGCAAGTATGATCTTGGTGGCCCGCTTCATTGA